Proteins encoded in a region of the Populus nigra chromosome 3, ddPopNigr1.1, whole genome shotgun sequence genome:
- the LOC133689110 gene encoding large ribosomal subunit protein eL39 produces the protein MPSHKTFRIKKKLAKKMRQNRPIPHWIRMRTDNTIRYNAKRRHWRRTKLGF, from the exons ATG CCGTCACACAAGACATTTAGGATCAAGAAGAAACTAGCAAAGAAGATGAGGCAAAACAGGCCTATCCCTCATTGGATTCGCATGAGAACCGATAACACTATCAG gtacAACGCCAAGCGTAGGCACTGGAGAAGAACTAAGCTTGGATTCTAA